The Pseudanabaena sp. PCC 6802 genomic interval GTACGGGTGCACGTGCATTCGATTTTGCATAAACTAGGGGTACGCGATCGCTCCCAAGCAGCGATCGTGGCACAACAGAATCAATTAATTTTCGAGTCAACTTCTGAAGATAGAACAAATAGAGAGATCTAAGGATTGGTTAATTCTTCGCGCACAGGTACGTGCCGAGTACACCATCGTCTATATGCTTACTTCTAACGGTAAAACCCGATCGCGCCAGCAGACCATCCATTACCCAATCATAGGTGGAATACTCCTCCCTGAAGTGTCCTTCGGCATCCTCGCGCAGAAAGTCTCCACCTGCTGCTGCTTGCTTCTGTACGAACGCACTGATGTTCGCTAGCGCATCATTCGCATCCATAATTACGTCGTGGATGTAAAGCTGTCCGCCAGGCTGCAACATATAATTCATTCGCTGTAGCGCGATCCCCTTCCAAAAATCCGGTAGGTGATGGAACGCAAAGGTTGTCACGATCGCATCCACGGGGCGATCGCCATGCTCGTAGGTGAGAAATCCTGCGTGGTGGAATTCGATGTTCGATACACCTGCCTGCCCTGCCCTGGTGCTGGCGAGCGCCAGCATAGCCTGCGAAACATCAACGGCATACACCTTGCTACAGCGCCGAGCGGCTTGAATGGCAAATACACCAGTACCAGATCCAAAATCTATCAGCGTGTCAGTAGAGCCGATTTTGAGTACGTCCAGGACGCGATCGCTTTCAGCTTCAATATCGCGAAAATCCGCGTGACTCGAATCGTAGACATCAACTTCAGCTTTGCTGCCGTAGTCCCTCCCAACTTGCTTAAATTCATCGTATTGCCAAGAAATGTGATTCCGCATCTTCAGTAAAATTTGTTTGCAAACCTGGTTTACGACCATAGGGATATGGTGTTACTTCCACGTCCCTTGCCTAAATTGAGGCATCTACGGCTATATTATATGGAAGCTATCTAGGAAAAACCATCTATTAAACTCATACTCTGCATAGAGTAAGGAACTTCACTATGGTCAACCTCTGGTCGTCTGCCGAACATGCACTGCGCTATCTGAGCATGGCCGATGCCATTCCCCATCGCACTGAGGGCGAAGGTGTACTGTTGGAGCACGTTCCTAAAACGGTGGAGCGGATTCTGGACTTAGGCACTGGTAGCGGTCGATTGCTGTCATTGCTGAAAATCGATCGCCCTCACGCTCAAAGTATTGCGCTGGATTTTTCCCCCACGATGTTAGAAGCAGCAAGAACCCAGTTTGCTGG includes:
- a CDS encoding class I SAM-dependent methyltransferase, yielding MVVNQVCKQILLKMRNHISWQYDEFKQVGRDYGSKAEVDVYDSSHADFRDIEAESDRVLDVLKIGSTDTLIDFGSGTGVFAIQAARRCSKVYAVDVSQAMLALASTRAGQAGVSNIEFHHAGFLTYEHGDRPVDAIVTTFAFHHLPDFWKGIALQRMNYMLQPGGQLYIHDVIMDANDALANISAFVQKQAAAGGDFLREDAEGHFREEYSTYDWVMDGLLARSGFTVRSKHIDDGVLGTYLCAKN